In the Leptospira bourretii genome, one interval contains:
- a CDS encoding methyl-accepting chemotaxis protein has translation MSKFLSRFSIQTRLLLLPFPLIVSLFIILLILVRSLNGTIQFSEKEQLGIHTLKPIYLAYREGLERLKTGQEYTTDLIPLIKVAKTKINETELLTTDTKELIIWDKYTQVNFFDQSTSIRFLGDTQELALKVGDLSNLILDPEVNSYYQMEIIFFRVPEILKNVAVLKGIARDEFTNTTNKNNQYSSVSFTKALIAINIIEATCSEIQKSYTKSIEDTSPYEKELTDAKTIAKTSCESYIQELKETFIINTTKPSSSEKLFTTIHKGSLIAGNIQDRSIVILEKLVNDRIKILSFQRNTNILLVLFSLLISIIFVIFIFRSINKPLITVLSKVNELSSGEADLTKTLPNFGQNEIGKITESINLFLTNLNHIMNQLKISVSEAEKAAYKLKQDAISVSDNASSLASISEESAASLEELTTSFEIMFEFITNETKNIVKITEEMKNIEGSIFNIEKALLQLTNQSITSTNLANLGNTSVQNTDNAMSEIRSVTKEITGIVDLITEISERTNLLALNASIEAARAGDAGMGFAVVAEEISKLADKTQSSVKNIKRLIDKSNSVVNIGANHVHETVNALSEIVEQSKRMQDSVDGLKEEMTTQTKSLINVTTELNGLQEMAETIEFSSREQKKASEDMVNTINTLSGSAQELANNSEDLNQVSQKIGEIAGTIATVTNSFHTH, from the coding sequence ATGTCAAAATTTCTCTCTCGGTTTTCCATTCAAACTAGACTCTTACTTTTACCATTCCCACTCATTGTATCACTATTCATCATTCTGCTTATTTTAGTACGATCGCTGAATGGAACGATTCAATTTTCCGAAAAAGAACAATTGGGAATCCATACCCTAAAACCAATTTATTTAGCTTACAGGGAAGGATTGGAAAGACTAAAAACCGGACAAGAATACACCACTGATTTAATCCCACTGATAAAAGTAGCGAAAACAAAAATCAATGAAACGGAGTTACTGACTACAGATACGAAAGAACTGATTATTTGGGATAAATATACGCAAGTTAACTTTTTTGATCAGTCCACTAGCATTCGATTTCTCGGCGATACACAAGAACTGGCATTAAAAGTTGGTGACCTTTCAAACCTAATCCTTGATCCAGAAGTAAACTCTTACTACCAAATGGAGATTATATTCTTTAGAGTTCCAGAAATCTTAAAGAATGTTGCAGTATTAAAAGGAATTGCTCGTGATGAATTCACAAATACAACTAACAAAAATAACCAATACTCCAGTGTCAGCTTTACAAAAGCATTGATAGCAATCAATATTATCGAGGCCACATGCAGCGAAATTCAAAAATCTTATACGAAATCTATTGAAGACACTTCTCCTTATGAAAAAGAACTAACCGATGCAAAAACAATTGCAAAAACGTCTTGTGAAAGTTACATACAAGAACTAAAAGAAACCTTTATCATCAACACAACAAAACCATCTTCTTCAGAAAAATTGTTTACGACGATTCACAAAGGATCTTTGATCGCCGGGAACATTCAGGATCGTTCCATTGTTATTCTTGAAAAATTAGTGAATGACCGTATCAAGATATTGTCATTTCAGAGAAATACAAACATCCTTTTGGTTTTGTTTTCTCTATTAATTTCCATAATATTTGTTATCTTTATTTTCAGAAGTATTAACAAACCTCTGATAACGGTTCTTTCCAAAGTAAATGAACTTTCAAGTGGAGAAGCAGACTTAACCAAAACCCTTCCCAACTTTGGCCAGAATGAAATTGGAAAAATTACCGAGTCCATCAATCTTTTTTTAACAAATCTCAATCATATCATGAATCAATTGAAAATTTCGGTAAGTGAAGCTGAAAAAGCTGCTTATAAATTAAAACAAGATGCAATCTCCGTTTCTGATAATGCTTCTTCACTCGCTTCCATCTCAGAAGAATCAGCAGCTTCACTGGAAGAACTCACAACCTCGTTTGAAATTATGTTTGAATTCATTACAAATGAAACTAAAAACATAGTAAAAATTACGGAAGAAATGAAAAATATCGAAGGATCTATTTTCAATATCGAAAAAGCACTTTTACAATTAACTAACCAGTCCATCACTTCCACAAACTTAGCAAACTTAGGAAATACATCGGTTCAAAATACAGACAACGCAATGTCAGAAATTCGCTCCGTAACCAAAGAAATCACAGGAATTGTAGATCTTATTACCGAAATTTCAGAAAGAACCAACTTACTTGCATTAAATGCAAGTATTGAAGCGGCTCGAGCTGGTGATGCAGGTATGGGGTTTGCTGTTGTAGCAGAAGAAATATCAAAATTAGCAGACAAAACTCAATCATCCGTCAAAAACATCAAACGCCTCATTGATAAAAGTAATTCAGTCGTCAACATTGGTGCAAATCATGTTCATGAAACCGTAAATGCATTAAGTGAAATTGTAGAACAATCAAAAAGAATGCAAGATAGTGTAGATGGTTTGAAAGAAGAAATGACTACGCAAACAAAAAGTTTAATCAATGTGACAACAGAATTAAATGGCTTACAAGAAATGGCTGAGACGATTGAATTCTCAAGCAGGGAACAGAAAAAAGCTTCCGAAGACATGGTAAATACAATCAACACTCTTTCTGGTAGTGCGCAGGAATTAGCAAACAATTCCGAAGACTTGAACCAAGTGAGCCAAAAAATTGGAGAAATTGCGGGAACCATTGCGACTGTCACAAATTCCTTTCATACTCACTAA
- a CDS encoding cytochrome-c peroxidase → MSNLQNATELQTVARKKIGILPNSIPGSESDTIEKIALGNKLFRDNKLSSNHVQSCLTCHPLDGNAAGMDRQSTSRGTFGQIGKRNTPTILNVGFLSFLFWDGRRDTLYNQAIDPFINPLEMSLPSDTELLTRIQNDSSYTSFFANAFPDSPSPSLHSIRLALVAFERSLVSKSRFDDFLESNVQALENSEMAGLRIFLDVGCNNCHTQNLLGGSQFSKLDSKYSYNPNDLGRSEFTGNPADNFFFKVPPLRNVALTPPYFHDGSVPTLKEAVKRMNQYNLNRNINDSEIELIVSFLKSLSDKTKIN, encoded by the coding sequence ATGTCAAATCTCCAAAATGCAACCGAACTACAAACAGTTGCGAGGAAAAAAATTGGTATACTTCCTAATTCCATCCCTGGTTCGGAATCAGATACAATTGAAAAAATCGCTTTGGGAAACAAACTATTTAGGGATAACAAACTTTCTTCTAACCATGTTCAATCCTGCCTCACTTGTCATCCGTTAGATGGGAATGCAGCAGGAATGGATCGGCAATCAACCTCAAGAGGAACATTTGGCCAAATAGGAAAAAGAAATACTCCGACTATTCTTAATGTTGGTTTTTTATCTTTCCTTTTTTGGGATGGAAGACGAGATACATTGTACAACCAAGCGATTGATCCATTTATCAATCCATTAGAAATGTCTTTACCATCTGATACGGAATTATTAACGCGAATCCAAAACGACTCAAGTTATACTTCTTTTTTTGCAAATGCATTTCCGGATTCTCCAAGCCCGAGCCTTCATTCCATTCGTCTTGCCCTAGTTGCATTTGAAAGATCACTTGTTTCAAAATCTCGATTTGATGATTTTTTGGAATCAAATGTACAAGCACTTGAAAATAGTGAAATGGCAGGACTACGAATATTTTTAGATGTTGGATGTAACAACTGTCATACTCAAAATCTCCTCGGTGGATCACAATTTTCAAAGTTAGATTCAAAATATTCTTACAACCCTAATGATTTAGGCCGATCAGAATTTACCGGAAACCCTGCGGATAATTTTTTCTTTAAAGTCCCCCCGTTACGTAACGTAGCATTGACTCCACCTTATTTTCATGATGGGAGTGTTCCTACATTGAAAGAAGCAGTGAAGAGAATGAACCAGTACAATCTGAACCGTAATATAAATGATTCAGAAATTGAATTGATAGTTTCGTTCCTAAAATCTCTATCAGATAAAACAAAGATAAACTAA
- a CDS encoding LIC_13355 family lipoprotein has protein sequence MFFITSTFWQCSEKENNNDLLLPLLALPLTNSSSVGPCPPTTLPTTIPIADTVVTANSTVSGFNVSSKAINGICGGGEFSGSLDVYALNLTGAGATIVLSWAGKTVKNVTGTDFIVYENPFRVSETSDRYAFDPMVVQVSFDGTNYCGFDLSGFNPSSADSNKISSWPGFGGLRPVLYNMATKPFSLGELFTSTGNGFLVGGGDGFNLDDLIVGGPGANCDATARTNIQTNGFKFIKMISASAVTNPNTGLGYVYPHSYNNGPDIDGVVAKSVE, from the coding sequence ATGTTCTTTATCACTTCAACATTTTGGCAATGCTCTGAGAAAGAAAATAATAATGACCTCTTATTACCATTATTAGCACTACCACTAACAAACTCTTCATCTGTGGGTCCGTGCCCACCAACAACTCTCCCGACAACAATTCCCATTGCCGATACTGTGGTCACAGCCAATTCCACAGTCAGCGGATTTAACGTTTCATCTAAGGCAATCAACGGAATTTGTGGTGGTGGCGAATTTTCTGGATCATTGGATGTTTATGCATTAAATTTAACAGGAGCCGGTGCGACCATTGTCCTATCTTGGGCAGGAAAGACTGTCAAAAACGTTACTGGAACTGATTTCATCGTGTATGAAAATCCATTTAGAGTTTCTGAAACTAGCGATCGTTATGCGTTTGATCCTATGGTGGTTCAAGTTTCTTTTGATGGAACAAACTATTGCGGATTTGATTTGAGTGGATTCAACCCATCATCAGCAGATAGTAATAAAATTTCTTCTTGGCCGGGATTCGGTGGCCTTCGACCTGTCCTTTACAATATGGCCACAAAACCTTTTAGTTTAGGTGAATTGTTTACATCTACAGGAAATGGGTTTTTAGTCGGCGGTGGTGATGGATTCAATCTTGATGATTTAATCGTTGGTGGACCCGGTGCCAATTGTGATGCGACAGCTCGTACAAATATCCAAACCAATGGATTTAAATTTATTAAAATGATTTCTGCTTCAGCGGTCACAAATCCAAATACAGGCTTAGGTTATGTATATCCACATTCATATAACAATGGACCGGATATTGATGGAGTGGTTGCTAAATCTGTTGAATGA